A window of Vespa velutina chromosome 15, iVesVel2.1, whole genome shotgun sequence contains these coding sequences:
- the LOC124954327 gene encoding methylenetetrahydrofolate reductase isoform X3: MKEPSDIYKRFFAEMDKHSPAFYALTWHTKNVINSYLSLDIVEQFPSPTLLHVAGKGLKRCNVEMILKRAYDLGIRNIFALQGVSDSVLEDGDFPYAIDLVKFIRSYFGQEFSICVAGYPDMHPSSPNKDFDLFHLKAKVDAGADFIITQIFFESDTFINFVNDCRNIGITIPIIPGIFPIPEYKSLQRMTDVCRLNIPNKIFDRLEAIKNDDEAVKNFGIEFAINLIKDIIERRASYGFHLFTLNKITMIQNICNRLNLIY, from the exons ATGAAAGAACCCAGTGATATTTATAAGAG ATTCTTTGCAGAGATGGACAAACATTCTCCTGCATTTTATGCTTTAACTTGGCATACTAAGAATgttataaattcttatttatccTTGGATATAGTTGAACAATTTCCTTCTCCAACGTTATTACATGTAGCAGGTAAAGGTTTAAAACGATGTAATgtagaaatgatattaaaaagggCATACGACCTTGgaataagaaatatctttgCTCTTCAAGGAg TTTCAGATTCAGTACTCGAAGACGGTGATTTTCCATATGCCATTGATTTAGTCAAATTTATTAGATCATATTTTGGTCAAGAATTTAGCATTTGTGTCGCGGGTTATCCCGATATGCATCCATCATCGCCAAACAAAGATTTCGATCTCTTTCATCTAAAAGCAAAA GTTGACGCGGGTgcagattttattataacacaaatattttttgagtctgatacatttataaattttgttaatgatTGTAGAAATATCGGAATAACAATTCCAATTATTCCTGGTATTTTCCCTATACCGGAGTATAAATCTTTACAAAGAATGACTGATGTTTGTCGCTTAAATATaccaaataaaatattcgatcgtTTAGAGGCAATAAAGAATGACGACGAAGCAGTAAAGAATTTTGGAATTGAATTCgcaatcaatttaattaaggATATCATTGAACGCCGGGCTTCGTAtggttttcatttatttacattaaataa GATAACAATGattcaaaatatatgtaatcgaTTGAATCTGATTTActaa
- the LOC124954327 gene encoding methylenetetrahydrofolate reductase isoform X1 produces the protein MRSFIAGIKVLTFEGNVNTGNNSNVTTNNCQLNRLRTNELVYLQQVINEKINKKEIFYSFELFPMKEPSDIYKRFFAEMDKHSPAFYALTWHTKNVINSYLSLDIVEQFPSPTLLHVAGKGLKRCNVEMILKRAYDLGIRNIFALQGVSDSVLEDGDFPYAIDLVKFIRSYFGQEFSICVAGYPDMHPSSPNKDFDLFHLKAKVDAGADFIITQIFFESDTFINFVNDCRNIGITIPIIPGIFPIPEYKSLQRMTDVCRLNIPNKIFDRLEAIKNDDEAVKNFGIEFAINLIKDIIERRASYGFHLFTLNKITMIQNICNRLNLIY, from the exons atgaGAAGTTTTATTGCGGGAATAAAAGTTTTAACATTTGAAGGAAACGtaaataccggtaataactcTAATGTAACAACAAATAATTGTCAATTAAACAGATTACGTACGAATGAGTTGGTCTATCTGCAGCaagttattaatgaaaaaattaataaaaaagaaatattctataGCTTCGAACTTTTTCCAATGAAAGAACCCAGTGATATTTATAAGAG ATTCTTTGCAGAGATGGACAAACATTCTCCTGCATTTTATGCTTTAACTTGGCATACTAAGAATgttataaattcttatttatccTTGGATATAGTTGAACAATTTCCTTCTCCAACGTTATTACATGTAGCAGGTAAAGGTTTAAAACGATGTAATgtagaaatgatattaaaaagggCATACGACCTTGgaataagaaatatctttgCTCTTCAAGGAg TTTCAGATTCAGTACTCGAAGACGGTGATTTTCCATATGCCATTGATTTAGTCAAATTTATTAGATCATATTTTGGTCAAGAATTTAGCATTTGTGTCGCGGGTTATCCCGATATGCATCCATCATCGCCAAACAAAGATTTCGATCTCTTTCATCTAAAAGCAAAA GTTGACGCGGGTgcagattttattataacacaaatattttttgagtctgatacatttataaattttgttaatgatTGTAGAAATATCGGAATAACAATTCCAATTATTCCTGGTATTTTCCCTATACCGGAGTATAAATCTTTACAAAGAATGACTGATGTTTGTCGCTTAAATATaccaaataaaatattcgatcgtTTAGAGGCAATAAAGAATGACGACGAAGCAGTAAAGAATTTTGGAATTGAATTCgcaatcaatttaattaaggATATCATTGAACGCCGGGCTTCGTAtggttttcatttatttacattaaataa GATAACAATGattcaaaatatatgtaatcgaTTGAATCTGATTTActaa
- the LOC124954326 gene encoding mitochondrial potassium channel ATP-binding subunit, producing MSILRIIRYKQQAIFPLTPREFFQINPSKGKNNVLVQFKRDFNATFKRSIKHEQRKKKELSNIYKVGWGILGTGATYILKINVKQVTCEAIKQNNEVRNNSDRLHFQWKDFLEYLYPHIWQLLISLSSALIVAMLNIWIPQSVGNIINVLTKIVLDKGNDSTRNTLEMLLRPTFLLARMYVAQAFFTFVYIYTLSQIGERVAMKLRQNVFKSIIVQDVAFFDKNRTGEIVSRLTSDIQDFKSTFKICISQGLRSSTQIIGCVISVIMLSPQLTAAMLLCMPTVIFIGTLLGKSLRKLSIEAQNQVAKATAVCEEAIQNIRTVRAFAAETREAEVFSKEVEHASKLYENLGFGIGLFQAGTNLFLNGILLCTLYFGGHLMSIGQLTSGDLMAFLMATQIVQRSLSQLSLLFGTYVRGISAGARVFEYLNMPPSPMMVGGTTINDSLSGNIEFKNVKFSYPTRPDHVILKNFNLNISAGKTVAIVGTSGNGKSTIAALLERFYDVDEGSISIDKKDIRSLNSSYLRGTILGYINQEPVLFATSIMENIRYGKQDATDEEIVKAAKQANAHEFITKFPNGYETQVGERGAQLSGGQKQRIAIARALLKQPSILILDEATSALDYESERMVQEALENVTRGRTVLIIAHRLSTIKSADIIVVLQHGVIVEMGTHSQLIKKQGPYHTLLSEQKTEGGNNLA from the exons atgtCTATATTGcgaattattcgatataaacAACAGGCTATTTTTCCATTAACTCCAAG agaattctttcaaattaatccgtccaaaggaaagaataatgtCCTCGTTCAATTCAAGAGAGATTTCAATGCAACGTTTAAAAGGTCCATTAAACATGaacagaggaaaaaaaaggaactatCAAACATTTATAAAGTTGGTTGGGGAATATTAGGAACAGGtgcaacatatatattaaagataaatgtgAAACAAGTGACATGCGAGgcaattaaacaaaataatgaagTAAGAAATAATAGTGACAGGTTGCACTTTCAATGGAAAGACTTTTTGGAGTATCTCTATCCGCATATTTGGCAGTTATTGATTTCTTTGTCA AGCGCTCTAATCGTCGCCATGTTAAATATTTGGATACCACAATCTGTTGGCAATATCATAAATGTATTGACAAAAATAGTATTAGATAAAGGAAATGATTCTACAAGGAATACTTTGGAAATGCTCCTGAGACCAACTTTTCTGTTGGCGCGTATGTATGTTGCACAA gcattttttacttttgtttatatttacacACTTTCTCAAATAGGAGAAAGAGTTGCAATGAAATTACGTCAAAATGTATTCAAGTCTATTATTGTGCAAGATGTTGcattctttgataaaaatcgaaCTGGTGAAATAGTTAGCCGATTAACAAGTGATATTCAGGATTTCAAAAGTACAttcaaaatatgtatatcgcAAGGCTTAAGAAGTTCTACGCAAATTATTGGTTGTGTTATTTCTGTAATAATGTTGTCGCCTCAGCTGACAGCCGCAATGTTATTATGTATGCCAACGGTTATATTTATTGGTACCCTATTAGGAAAAAGCTTGCGTAAGTTGTCTATAGAAGCGCAAAACCAAGTTGCAAAAGCTACCGCTGTCTGCGAAGAAGCTATCCAAAATATACGAACG gtAAGAGCGTTCGCAGCAGAAACCCGAGAAGCAGAAGTATTTTCCAAAGAAGTTGAACATGCATCTaagttatatgaaaatttaggATTTGGTATTGGTTTATTTCAAGCAGgaacaaatttgtttttaaatggTATTTTGCTTTGTACATTGTACTTTGGTGGTCATTTAATGTCAATTGGGCAATTAACGTCCGGCGATCTTATGGCATTTTTGATGGCAACCCAAATAGTTCaaagatctctctctcaattatctttattgtttgGAACATACGTTAGGGGAATCAGTGCTGGTGCCCGAGTTTTtgaa tacTTAAATATGCCACCATCGCCAATGATGGTCGGTGGAACGACAATAAATGATTCTCTCTCAGGgaatatagaatttaaaaatgtgAAATTTAGCTATCCAACTCGGCCAGATCAcgttattttaaagaattttaatttgaatatttccgCTGGTAAAACAGTCGCTATTGTAGGTACTAGTGGAAATGGTAAATCAACCATAGCCGCGTTATTAGAACg ATTTTATGATGTCGATGAGGGTAGCATTTCTATTGATAAAAAGGACATTAGATCTCTTAATTCTAGCTATCTTAGAGGTACTATATTAGGGTATATAAATCAAGAACCCGTACTTTTTGCAACTAGTATAATGGAGAATATTAGATATGGAAAGCAAGATGCGACCGACGAGGag ATCGTAAAAGCGGCGAAACAAGCTAATGCTCATGAATTCATTACAAAATTTCCAAATGGTTATGAAACTCAAGTTGGCGAGAGAGGTGCACAATTATCTGGTGGACAGAAACAGCGTATCGCCATTGCTAGAGCATTACTAAAGCAACcatcgattttaatattgGACGAAGCTACGAG CGCATTGGATTATGAAAGCGAAAGAATGGTTCAGGAAGCGTTAGAAAATGTAACCAGAGGTAGAACAGTGCTAATTATTGCTCATAGGCTAAGTACTATTAAATCTGCTGATATTATTGTCGTATTGCAACATGGTGTTATCGTAGAG atggGCACACATTCACAATTGATTAAGAAACAAGGACCATATCATACATTATTAAGTGAACAAAAGACAGAAGGTGGCAATAATTTGGCTTAG
- the LOC124954327 gene encoding methylenetetrahydrofolate reductase isoform X2 — protein MRSFIAGIKVLTFEGNVNTGNNSNVTTNNCQLNRLRTNELVYLQQVINEKINKKEIFYSFELFPMKEPSDIYKRFFAEMDKHSPAFYALTWHTKNVINSYLSLDIVEQFPSPTLLHVAGKGLKRCNVEMILKRAYDLGIRNIFALQGDSVLEDGDFPYAIDLVKFIRSYFGQEFSICVAGYPDMHPSSPNKDFDLFHLKAKVDAGADFIITQIFFESDTFINFVNDCRNIGITIPIIPGIFPIPEYKSLQRMTDVCRLNIPNKIFDRLEAIKNDDEAVKNFGIEFAINLIKDIIERRASYGFHLFTLNKITMIQNICNRLNLIY, from the exons atgaGAAGTTTTATTGCGGGAATAAAAGTTTTAACATTTGAAGGAAACGtaaataccggtaataactcTAATGTAACAACAAATAATTGTCAATTAAACAGATTACGTACGAATGAGTTGGTCTATCTGCAGCaagttattaatgaaaaaattaataaaaaagaaatattctataGCTTCGAACTTTTTCCAATGAAAGAACCCAGTGATATTTATAAGAG ATTCTTTGCAGAGATGGACAAACATTCTCCTGCATTTTATGCTTTAACTTGGCATACTAAGAATgttataaattcttatttatccTTGGATATAGTTGAACAATTTCCTTCTCCAACGTTATTACATGTAGCAGGTAAAGGTTTAAAACGATGTAATgtagaaatgatattaaaaagggCATACGACCTTGgaataagaaatatctttgCTCTTCAAGGAg ATTCAGTACTCGAAGACGGTGATTTTCCATATGCCATTGATTTAGTCAAATTTATTAGATCATATTTTGGTCAAGAATTTAGCATTTGTGTCGCGGGTTATCCCGATATGCATCCATCATCGCCAAACAAAGATTTCGATCTCTTTCATCTAAAAGCAAAA GTTGACGCGGGTgcagattttattataacacaaatattttttgagtctgatacatttataaattttgttaatgatTGTAGAAATATCGGAATAACAATTCCAATTATTCCTGGTATTTTCCCTATACCGGAGTATAAATCTTTACAAAGAATGACTGATGTTTGTCGCTTAAATATaccaaataaaatattcgatcgtTTAGAGGCAATAAAGAATGACGACGAAGCAGTAAAGAATTTTGGAATTGAATTCgcaatcaatttaattaaggATATCATTGAACGCCGGGCTTCGTAtggttttcatttatttacattaaataa GATAACAATGattcaaaatatatgtaatcgaTTGAATCTGATTTActaa